In a genomic window of Zingiber officinale cultivar Zhangliang chromosome 9B, Zo_v1.1, whole genome shotgun sequence:
- the LOC122023649 gene encoding BTB/POZ and MATH domain-containing protein 3-like isoform X1 encodes MEKETEKGKAGHGEQNGLNVSRSKSICETVNGSHEYTIKGFSLAKGMGSGKYMSSDTFAVGGFQWAIYFYPDGKNPEDNSLYVSVFIALASEGTDVRALFELTMIDQSGKGNHKVHSHFERALEGGPYTLKYRGSMWGYKRFYRRTALETSDYLKDDCLVMHCTVGVVRNRIETPTQFSINVPSSDLGQCLKELLKSGIGSDIVFQVGDETFQAHKQILAARSPVFNAQFFGLIGNPDVDRVIVDDVEPPVFKAMLIFIYSDELPDVHELIGSVSMSTSTIIIQHLLAAADRYGLERLSLLCEAKLCEGITADTVATTLALAEQHQCVQLKNVCLKFIAIRENLGAVMQTEGFDYLEATCPTVLAELLETVAVVDDDSGSACRKRSVSSNLGLNSLDSVDVSGRRLRRRM; translated from the exons ATGGAGAAGGAGACGGAGAAGGGGAAGGCCGGACATGGAGAGCAGAATGGGCTCAACGTATCCCGCTCGAAATCGATCTGCGAGACCGTGAACGGCTCGCACGAGTACACCATCAAGGGTTTCTCGCTGGCCAAGGGGATGGGGTCGGGGAAGTACATGTCAAGCGACACCTTCGCCGTGGGGGGTTTCCAGTGGGCTATATACTTTTACCCTGACGGTAAGAACCCCGAGGACAACTCCCTCTATGTGTCCGTCTTCATCGCCCTTGCCAGCGAGGGTACCGACGTGCGGGCGCTCTTTGAGCTCACCATGATCGATCAGAGCGGAAAGGGGAACCACAAGGTACACAGTCATTTTGAGCGGGCGCTGGAGGGCGGGCCGTACACGCTCAAGTATAGGGGGAGCATGTG GGGTTACAAGAGATTTTACAGAAGAACAGCCTTAGAAACATCAGACTATCTCAAGGATGATTGTTTGGTCATGCATTGCACAGTGGGCGTCGTTAGAAACCGCATTGAAACACCAACCCAGTTTTCCATCAATGTTCCATCATCAGACTTGGGTCAATGCCTAAAGGAGTTATTAAAATCTGGCATTGGCTCTGACATTGTTTTCCAGGTTGGGGATGAGACATTTCAAGCACACAAGCAAATTCTCGCCGCTCGCTCTCCTGTATTTAATGCTCAATTCTTTGGTCTTATTGGGAATCCTGACGTGGATAGAGTAATTGTAGATGATGTGGAACCTCCTGTATTCAAG GCCATGCTTATTTTTATATATTCTGACGAACTCCCTGATGTTCATGAATTAATTGGTTCAGTTTCTATGTCCACATCCACAATAATAATACAACATTTATTGGCCGCCGCCGATAGATATGGTCTGGAGCGGTTGAGTTTGTTGTGTGAAGCTAAATTGTGTGAGGGGATCACTGCTGATACAGTAGCAACGACTTTGGCCCTTGCAGAGCAACATCAATGTGTTCAACTGAAAAATGTGTGTCTCAAATTTATCGCAATTCGAGAGAATTTGGGAG CTGTGATGCAGACTGAAGGATTTGACTACTTGGAGGCCACATGCCCAACCGTGCTTGCGGAGCTCTTGGAAACTGTTGCTGTCGTGGATGATGACTCCGGTTCAGCGTGCCGTAAGAGGAGTGTTAGCAGCAACCTGGGCCTCAATTCCCTAGACAGCGTCGATGTGAGTGGAAGACGATTGCGCAGACGGATGTAG
- the LOC122023649 gene encoding BTB/POZ and MATH domain-containing protein 3-like isoform X2 — protein MEKETEKGKAGHGEQNGLNVSRSKSICETVNGSHEYTIKGFSLAKGMGSGKYMSSDTFAVGGFQWAIYFYPDGKNPEDNSLYVSVFIALASEGTDVRALFELTMIDQSGKGNHKVHSHFERALEGGPYTLKYRGSMWGYKRFYRRTALETSDYLKDDCLVMHCTVGVVRNRIETPTQFSINVPSSDLGQCLKELLKSGIGSDIVFQVGDETFQAHKQILAARSPVFNAQFFGLIGNPDVDRVIVDDVEPPVFKAMLIFIYSDELPDVHELIGSVSMSTSTIIIQHLLAAADRYGLERLSLLCEAKLCEGITADTVATTLALAEQHQCVQLKNVCLKFIAIRENLGD, from the exons ATGGAGAAGGAGACGGAGAAGGGGAAGGCCGGACATGGAGAGCAGAATGGGCTCAACGTATCCCGCTCGAAATCGATCTGCGAGACCGTGAACGGCTCGCACGAGTACACCATCAAGGGTTTCTCGCTGGCCAAGGGGATGGGGTCGGGGAAGTACATGTCAAGCGACACCTTCGCCGTGGGGGGTTTCCAGTGGGCTATATACTTTTACCCTGACGGTAAGAACCCCGAGGACAACTCCCTCTATGTGTCCGTCTTCATCGCCCTTGCCAGCGAGGGTACCGACGTGCGGGCGCTCTTTGAGCTCACCATGATCGATCAGAGCGGAAAGGGGAACCACAAGGTACACAGTCATTTTGAGCGGGCGCTGGAGGGCGGGCCGTACACGCTCAAGTATAGGGGGAGCATGTG GGGTTACAAGAGATTTTACAGAAGAACAGCCTTAGAAACATCAGACTATCTCAAGGATGATTGTTTGGTCATGCATTGCACAGTGGGCGTCGTTAGAAACCGCATTGAAACACCAACCCAGTTTTCCATCAATGTTCCATCATCAGACTTGGGTCAATGCCTAAAGGAGTTATTAAAATCTGGCATTGGCTCTGACATTGTTTTCCAGGTTGGGGATGAGACATTTCAAGCACACAAGCAAATTCTCGCCGCTCGCTCTCCTGTATTTAATGCTCAATTCTTTGGTCTTATTGGGAATCCTGACGTGGATAGAGTAATTGTAGATGATGTGGAACCTCCTGTATTCAAG GCCATGCTTATTTTTATATATTCTGACGAACTCCCTGATGTTCATGAATTAATTGGTTCAGTTTCTATGTCCACATCCACAATAATAATACAACATTTATTGGCCGCCGCCGATAGATATGGTCTGGAGCGGTTGAGTTTGTTGTGTGAAGCTAAATTGTGTGAGGGGATCACTGCTGATACAGTAGCAACGACTTTGGCCCTTGCAGAGCAACATCAATGTGTTCAACTGAAAAATGTGTGTCTCAAATTTATCGCAATTCGAGAGAATTTGGGAG ACTGA